The Oncorhynchus masou masou isolate Uvic2021 chromosome 8, UVic_Omas_1.1, whole genome shotgun sequence genome has a window encoding:
- the LOC135544410 gene encoding general transcription factor 3C polypeptide 4-like isoform X2 codes for MSQSFMLDRVLNPTVGVHKGILYTSWSPLGCDANGRCLLASLTLDHRLTIHSSTKRLQWTVVADLTQLYGESLGSRGYSVPGGQPSKANLLDLAELQRRYRMQTPVRMEWSSVCTTQHVQTNNECKDVGTVLLAVLMENGDLVVWQFCLPILGKDSVLSCNTIQSGVLSPSVLAWWEYEHSGRKMSGLIVGSKLGPVKILPVNLKAVKGYFTLRQPVVLWQESDQIPVHNIKCISLFHPKQNCNCSLVVAARGSYLFWCLLLISKAGLNVHNSHVTGLHSTPIVSMTASRQGSSIYTCSLDGTVKKLTPIFTDMAVAFKQEEIVLPEGLAGRRIHGIAVSPHGAYLALVSTEGMTNGQHPVSRPYQVQFVTLKTPNDAAAELLESPVQSLFKQTDLLDLVRWRVLRDKRIPALLQEELDDKVHNTGSPYLWRLKLFLVRVLYQSLQKAPVEARWRPTHEDSKVFVKDEEVGVVGEGGGGEEEVVSKLQDPEARALEEQTGEVIAWIEAVEAHLTREHMKRVLGEVYLHTWITENTSIPTRGVCDFLTSDPTYEDRAAQVLIGHIQKKMNKQTFPEYCSLCKEVLPFTDRKQAVCSNGHMWLRCVLSYQACQTLAYRRCLLQDSIARLPVPEDPDWIKRILQGPCTFCDSPLL; via the exons ATGAGCCAGTCCTTCATGCTGGACAGAGTGCTCAACCCCACCGTGGGTGTCCACAAGGGCATCCTGTACACCAGCTGGTCCCCCCTGGGCTGTGACGCCAATGGCCGCTGCCTCCTAGCCTCCCTCACCCTGGACCACCGGCTGACCATCCACAGCAGCACCAAGCGTCTACAGTGGACTGTGGTGGCTGACCTGACCCAGCTGTATGGAGAGAGCCTGGGGAGCAGGGGCTACTCCGTACCGGGTGGGCAGCCCTCCAAGGCTAACCTCCTAGACCTGGCTGAGCTTCAGAGGCGCTACCGCATGCAGACCCCTGTACGGATGGAGTGGTCCAGTGTGTGCACCACGCAGCACGTCCAGACCAACAACGAGTGTAAAGATGTGGGAACGGTGCTGCTGGCCGTGCTGATGGAGAACGGAGACCTGGTGGTGTGGCAGTTTTGCCTGCCCATTCTGGGGAAGGACTCTGTGTTGTCctgtaacaccatccagtccggGGTGTTGTCCCCCAGCGTGCTGGCTTGGTGGGAGTATGAGCACAGCGGGCGCAAGATGAGCGGCCTGATCGTGGGCAGCAAGTTAGGGCCCGTCAAGATCCTGCCCGTCAACTTAAAGGCGGTGAAGGGCTACTTCACCCTGCGCCAGCCAGTGGTCCTCTGGCAGGAGTCAGACCAGATCCCTGTACACAACATCAAGTGTATCTCCCTGTtccaccccaaacagaactgtaaCTGTAGCCTGGTGGTGGCGGCCAGGGGCTCCTACCTCTTCTGGTGCCTGCTGCTCATCTCTAAGGCGGGCCTCAACGTGCACAACTCACACGTCACGGGCCTGCACTCCACCCCCATCGTCTCCATGACAGCCAGCCGCCAGGGCAGCTCCATCTACACCTGTTCCCTGGACGGGACGGTCAAGAAGCTCACGCCCATCTTTACCGATATGGCCGTGGCCTTTAAGCAGGAGGAGATCGTGCTGCCAGAGGGTTTGGCAGGTCGGAGGATACACGGCATCGCGGTCAGCCCCCACGGGGCGTACCTGGCCCTGGTCAGTACTGAGGGGATGACCAATGGTCAGCACCCGGTCTCTAGGCCCTACCAGGTCCAGTTTGTGACCCTGAAGACACCCAATGACGCGGCGGCAGAGTTGCTGGAGTCCCCGGTCCAGAGCCTGTTCAAACAGACTGACCTGCTGGACCTGGTGCGCTGGAGGGTGCTGAGGGACAAACGCATCCCGGCCCTGCTGCAGGAGGAGTTGGACGACAAGGTACACAACACAGGCTCCCCCTACTTGTGGAGGTTAAAACTCTTCCTGGTGCGCGTGCTCTACCAGTCCCTGCAGAAGGCCCCTGTGGAGGCACGTTGGCGCCCCACACACGAGGATTCCAAGGTGTTTGTGAAGGATGAGGAGGTGGGTGTcgtgggagagggtggaggaggggaagaggaggtggtGTCGAAGCTGCAGGACCCAGAGGCCCGGGCGTTGGAGGAGCAGACGGGGGAGGTGATAGCTTGGATCGAGGCGGTGGAGGCCCACCTGACCAGGGAGCACATGAAGAGGGTTCTGGGGGAGGTGTACCTTCACACCTGGATCACTGAGAACACCAGCATCCCCACGCGGGGTGTCTGTGACTTCCTCACCAGCGACCCCACGTATGAGGACAGGGCAGCACAG GTCCTGATAGGTCACATCCAGAAGAAGATGAACAAGCAGACATTCCCTGAGTACTGTAGTCTGTGTAAGGAGGTGCTGCCTTTCACAGACCGCAAGCAGGCTGTCTGCTCCAACGGACATATGTGGCTCAG GTGTGTGTTGTCCTACCAGGCGTGCCAGACACTCGCGTACAGACGCTGCCTGCTGCAGGATAGCATCGCCAGACTGCCAGTGCCTGAGG ACCCAGACTGGATCAAGAGGATACTGCAGGGTCCTTGTACATTCTGCGACTCCCCCCTCCTCTAG